In Selenomonadales bacterium, one genomic interval encodes:
- a CDS encoding nucleotidyltransferase family protein, whose translation MGDAIVLAGGKTCRQLARYTPYEACLPIGGKPMIHHVVRALLDAPSIERVSVLGPVAILETLNLPQQVTIAEGAPAIEGALARALELAENRPFLLASADIPLLRASAVEYFWQSAQRERADLAYPIVRREQIEEQYPHARRTYVRLADGTFTGGNLLYVSGGASDALLRVAKRIFAVRKKPWRIAKLFGIRFCLSFLLGKLSAADIEQHLTELWGRRCRALIMPHAELAMDVDKLSDYHLINKYLNETTR comes from the coding sequence TTGGGCGATGCCATCGTCCTCGCGGGAGGAAAGACCTGCCGTCAACTGGCGCGATATACACCATACGAAGCCTGCCTTCCCATCGGCGGTAAGCCTATGATACATCACGTCGTCCGTGCACTTCTTGACGCACCCTCTATTGAACGCGTATCCGTCCTCGGCCCCGTCGCCATCCTCGAAACGCTGAACCTGCCTCAACAGGTCACCATCGCCGAAGGCGCCCCCGCCATCGAAGGCGCGCTCGCCCGTGCCCTCGAACTGGCAGAGAATAGACCCTTCCTCCTCGCAAGTGCAGACATACCGCTCCTTCGCGCAAGCGCAGTCGAATACTTCTGGCAAAGCGCACAGAGAGAACGCGCCGACCTCGCATACCCCATCGTGCGACGTGAGCAGATAGAGGAACAATATCCGCACGCAAGAAGAACGTACGTCCGCCTCGCAGACGGAACCTTCACAGGAGGAAACCTCCTCTACGTCAGCGGCGGCGCATCCGATGCGCTCCTCAGAGTCGCCAAACGCATCTTCGCCGTACGAAAAAAACCGTGGCGCATCGCGAAGCTCTTCGGCATCCGATTCTGCCTCAGCTTCCTTCTCGGAAAGCTGTCAGCCGCGGACATCGAACAGCACCTCACCGAACTATGGGGCAGACGATGCCGCGCACTCATCATGCCGCACGCCGAACTTGCCATGGACGTAGATAAACTCTCCGACTACCACCTCATAAACAAATATCTAAACGAAACGACAAGGTAA